In Pseudomonas sp. MYb327, one DNA window encodes the following:
- a CDS encoding MEKHLA domain-containing protein has protein sequence MSSFNEFREMVQRLDAAYRHWTGAPLPTPENLNDEERLDWLHAQAPYALLAHGTEADPLFYYANEQALVSFKYPRSEFIGMPSRFSASPLDREMRQTLLAQVTAKGIAHGYSGYRVDRAGKAFMIHQGSVWTLIDEQGARCGQAALFWPDPERAGQLY, from the coding sequence ATGTCGTCATTCAACGAATTCAGGGAGATGGTTCAACGGCTGGATGCCGCTTATCGACACTGGACCGGCGCACCGTTACCCACGCCGGAGAACCTGAACGACGAGGAGCGGCTGGATTGGTTGCACGCTCAAGCGCCTTACGCACTGCTAGCCCATGGCACTGAAGCTGACCCGCTTTTTTACTATGCCAACGAGCAGGCGCTCGTCAGCTTCAAATACCCACGCTCGGAATTCATCGGCATGCCATCGCGTTTCAGCGCATCGCCATTGGACAGGGAGATGCGCCAGACCCTGCTGGCACAGGTCACCGCCAAGGGCATTGCACATGGCTACAGCGGCTATCGGGTAGACCGCGCAGGGAAAGCCTTCATGATCCACCAAGGCAGTGTCTGGACCCTGATCGACGAGCAGGGCGCGCGCTGTGGCCAGGCGGCATTGTTCTGGCCGGACCCGGAACGAGCGGGGCAACTCTACTGA
- a CDS encoding SDR family oxidoreductase, with amino-acid sequence MNNAFEDRLAVVTGASSGIGLAVTERLLAQGARVLAMSRQIGALGELAERFTTQLTWVAGDVTQADDLARLAKQASTMGPVSYLVPNAGIAELADGLDLAAFDRQWAVNGAGALNTLACLRGHLAASASVVFTGTFLAQVTFPGLAAYIASKSALITHARTLAVELAPHGIRINTVSPGPTATPIWSTLGLKDEELSAVASTVNHRLLDGQFLEPGAVADVILFQLGNGARNVFGQDWVVDSGYTIR; translated from the coding sequence ATGAACAATGCTTTTGAAGATCGCTTGGCCGTCGTCACCGGCGCCAGTTCCGGAATCGGCCTGGCCGTCACCGAGCGGTTGCTCGCCCAAGGCGCCCGGGTGCTGGCCATGTCGCGTCAAATCGGCGCCTTGGGTGAACTGGCTGAACGCTTTACCACACAGCTGACCTGGGTGGCCGGTGATGTCACCCAAGCAGACGACCTGGCGCGGCTGGCTAAACAGGCTTCGACCATGGGCCCGGTCAGTTACCTGGTGCCTAACGCCGGTATTGCGGAACTGGCTGATGGCCTCGATCTCGCGGCGTTCGACCGGCAATGGGCAGTCAACGGTGCCGGTGCGCTGAACACCCTGGCCTGCCTCCGCGGGCATTTGGCGGCGTCTGCCTCGGTGGTATTTACTGGCACCTTCCTCGCGCAGGTGACTTTTCCGGGTCTGGCCGCCTACATTGCGTCCAAGTCCGCCTTGATCACCCACGCCCGCACCCTGGCGGTAGAACTGGCCCCGCACGGCATTCGCATCAATACCGTCTCCCCGGGGCCAACCGCTACACCTATCTGGTCGACCCTGGGCTTGAAAGATGAGGAATTGAGTGCTGTCGCCAGCACCGTCAATCATCGCTTGCTCGACGGTCAATTCCTGGAGCCAGGTGCGGTCGCCGACGTGATCCTGTTCCAACTCGGCAACGGCGCGCGTAATGTCTTCGGGCAAGATTGGGTGGTCGATAGCGGGTACACAATCCGCTGA